Within Effusibacillus lacus, the genomic segment AACCATATCATCCTTTATATGGGAATGAAGTTTTTTTGTAGTATGCGCAAATGTGCAAAAAAGAATATAAAAAGGGATCCCCTACAAAGGGACCCCTTCTTGCTACTTAACAAACAAAGCATTCATTTCCTTCGGAGCGGATGGTGGCATCTCCCGTTTATGTTGACTGCGTGCTTCCATCTCCTGTATCTTTTGCTTTACTCCGGCTGGCACTTCCAATCCCGCGATATAATCATCGATGTCATCATAACGAAGGCCCATTTCCGATTCATCCGTTTGTCCTTCGTAAAGACCTGCCGAGGGCGGTTTGCTGATAACCGCTGCCGGAATGCCAAGATACCGGGCCAACTCCCGTACTTGCCGTTTCAATAGGGAACTGATGGGCAGGATGTCCACTCCTCCATCCCCGTATTTGGTAAAGTAGCCGGTTACACTCTCCGGGGCATTGTCCGTTCCAACCACCAGATATCCCCGCTCTTGCGCCGCCAGATAGAGGGTCGACATGCGCAGCCGGGCTTTCAAATTGCCTCCTACCAGCGGATGTGAATCTTCGTCCACAAGCCCGGCTGACCGGGCGGTTTTTATAAGTACATTGTATGTATCGGACAGATCCATCACTTTATAATCCAGCCCAATCGCATTGCACACTTCTTCCGCATACATCCTGTCTTCCTGGATGCT encodes:
- the nadE gene encoding NAD(+) synthase; protein product: MEARKVVRVKAGEFSPSYGIVLRETNGSLVCRLSGDHFTKGPVEISENQTEQVEDLRAGVAFFTIENLVWWIRHKIAEAKANGVVVGVSGGIDSAVVSALCKKAFPERSLGLIMPCNSIQEDRMYAEEVCNAIGLDYKVMDLSDTYNVLIKTARSAGLVDEDSHPLVGGNLKARLRMSTLYLAAQERGYLVVGTDNAPESVTGYFTKYGDGGVDILPISSLLKRQVRELARYLGIPAAVISKPPSAGLYEGQTDESEMGLRYDDIDDYIAGLEVPAGVKQKIQEMEARSQHKREMPPSAPKEMNALFVK